A window of Thermoproteus sp. genomic DNA:
CTCTAAGAGGCGGAGGGCCCCCTTGGAGGCCACCGCCACGGCCCTGCCGAACGCCCTAAGCCCGACGAGCGGCGAGAAGCGGCAAGTCCCCCTGAAGTGCTCCTCCGACACGACGAACTCCTCCAGTTTGAAGACCGAAAAGGCCGCCGGGGCGCCCGGCTCGAGCCTCACGTCGAAGCCGGCAAATCGGGCCGGCCTGAAGGAGTACAGCCTCAAGACGTCGTCTAGGCCCAAAAGGCCGTCGCGCCAGAACCGCAAGAGGAGGGAGGAGGCCACGTCGAGGCTACATATCCCGGGCGGAGGCGACGCCGACGTCTTTTCCTCCAACGTGTGGGGCGCGTGGTCGGTGGCGTACATATCGACGAGGCCCGAGAGGAAAAGCGAGAGGAGCCCCCTCCTCTGGCTCTCGCCCCTCAGAGGGGGGTTGACCCTACAGAGGGGGCCCCTACAGGAGTCCGAGCTGAGGAGGAGGTGGTGGGGAGTGGCGTCGAGAGTCGCGAGGCCCCTCAAGGCCTCCACCGTATAGGGCAGAGAGACGTGGGTCACATGTATCTTATAGCCCCTCTTCGCGTATAGGGCCACGCGGTCGGCGCAACGGGCCTCCGCCTTGGGCGGCCGGGCGCCCTCGGCGAAGTAGGCCGGGTCCTCGCAGTGGAAAACGGCGACGCAGCCCAAAGACGCACATTTGTCCAACAGGGCCTCTATGTGGCCCCAGCCGAACTGCGCGACGTCCTCCGGATATATCTTCACAGACCGCGGCCTGGCCGAGTCCAGCTCCGAGAGGTCCTCGGGCACCCCCATGTGGACGCCGTAGCCTATCGGGAGC
This region includes:
- a CDS encoding amidohydrolase family protein, which gives rise to MCFVVEGKAYIGGAVRYVSILVEDGAIKSLNGRRDGCKVVQFSRRHLILPGFVDIHVHFRDWGLSHKETLEGGARAALAGGVVGVLDMPNTKPHIRTAALYAKRLSQGSALPIGYGVHMGVPEDLSELDSARPRSVKIYPEDVAQFGWGHIEALLDKCASLGCVAVFHCEDPAYFAEGARPPKAEARCADRVALYAKRGYKIHVTHVSLPYTVEALRGLATLDATPHHLLLSSDSCRGPLCRVNPPLRGESQRRGLLSLFLSGLVDMYATDHAPHTLEEKTSASPPPGICSLDVASSLLLRFWRDGLLGLDDVLRLYSFRPARFAGFDVRLEPGAPAAFSVFKLEEFVVSEEHFRGTCRFSPLVGLRAFGRAVAVASKGALRLLETGEVLT